The Niastella koreensis GR20-10 genome includes a window with the following:
- a CDS encoding tetratricopeptide repeat protein, with product MRTIIALMCLLLPAMVVAWPGQTDFLSVLKNTNRENRLTVARKIYNDQLIHLDSTQAFVALNRMYQWATNIHDMPLKIFSVMAMGDYLKEYFSNQRNGKALEYFTTALNMASQLELKESEAEIYNNMGWLYYKQDKFPQAFEYMIRANNIIQKIGYENYPHASRYLYDLGYIYCDFGNYEKARLYLTEAIRYSFSNSLYAIRTLNTLGLAYRELKQYDSAILYFNRGLDTARAIHNVAWTGILSGNLGSVYYFLKHYDEAVPLLKTDYELSMASREWTSAANTIIMLADLDLDKHLVQAAALKLDEARDVLSRQTDRRPFVYYALQKARLFKYQKRYDSAFAYLDTARRVVGKLNQRRDALVFSQAEQKVAVELHLSEIKLLESEKSKMVLVRNFIIVVILLVLIIAAQLIFRQQLKQKKNKELLNNAVRQLHYYIESVREKNQLINQFKQEIELLHAQPEQYIMLQEKEEIAAKLKQYSILTENDWNEFRNLFEKVQIGFFSTLKQRFPDLTPSEQRLLALMKLNLSKREMAGMLGIAPDSIKKTRQRIRKKINVIDDVALEELVASL from the coding sequence ATGAGAACTATTATTGCGCTAATGTGCTTGCTATTGCCAGCTATGGTTGTAGCATGGCCCGGGCAAACCGATTTTTTGTCCGTGCTGAAAAATACCAACCGGGAAAACCGGCTTACTGTTGCCAGGAAGATCTATAACGATCAGCTCATTCACCTCGATTCCACCCAGGCGTTTGTTGCGTTGAACCGCATGTACCAATGGGCTACCAACATCCATGATATGCCCCTGAAAATATTTTCGGTGATGGCTATGGGCGATTACCTCAAGGAATATTTCAGTAACCAGCGTAATGGCAAAGCGCTGGAGTACTTCACTACTGCACTCAATATGGCTTCGCAACTGGAGCTGAAAGAATCCGAAGCGGAGATCTATAACAATATGGGTTGGTTGTATTACAAACAGGATAAATTTCCCCAGGCCTTTGAATACATGATAAGGGCCAATAACATTATCCAGAAAATAGGCTACGAGAATTATCCGCATGCAAGCCGTTATTTATATGATCTGGGTTATATCTATTGCGATTTCGGAAATTACGAAAAGGCAAGGTTGTATTTAACCGAAGCTATCAGGTATTCATTCAGCAATTCCCTGTATGCCATTCGAACGCTGAATACCCTGGGACTGGCTTACCGGGAATTAAAGCAGTACGACAGCGCCATTCTGTATTTCAACCGGGGACTGGATACCGCCCGCGCCATCCATAACGTTGCCTGGACGGGTATTCTTTCGGGTAACCTGGGTTCGGTGTATTACTTTTTAAAACACTACGACGAAGCTGTTCCGTTATTAAAAACAGACTATGAGCTAAGCATGGCCAGCAGGGAATGGACCAGCGCCGCCAATACCATCATCATGCTGGCAGATCTGGATCTTGATAAACACCTGGTACAGGCGGCTGCATTAAAACTGGACGAAGCACGGGATGTGCTTAGCAGGCAAACCGACCGGCGGCCCTTTGTATACTATGCATTGCAAAAGGCGCGCTTGTTCAAGTATCAAAAGCGATACGACAGTGCTTTTGCCTACCTGGATACTGCCCGGCGGGTGGTGGGTAAGCTGAACCAGCGGCGCGATGCGCTGGTGTTCAGCCAGGCTGAGCAGAAAGTTGCAGTGGAATTGCATTTGTCGGAAATAAAATTGCTGGAAAGTGAAAAAAGCAAAATGGTGCTGGTGCGCAATTTTATCATAGTGGTGATATTGCTGGTGCTGATCATTGCCGCCCAGCTCATCTTCCGGCAGCAGTTAAAACAAAAGAAAAATAAAGAATTACTCAATAACGCCGTCAGGCAGCTGCATTATTATATCGAAAGCGTGCGGGAGAAGAACCAGCTGATCAACCAGTTTAAACAGGAAATCGAACTGTTGCACGCACAACCCGAACAGTATATCATGCTGCAGGAAAAAGAAGAGATTGCCGCTAAGCTGAAACAGTATTCCATCCTTACGGAAAACGACTGGAATGAATTCCGGAACTTATTCGAAAAAGTACAAATAGGATTTTTTTCTACACTCAAACAACGATTCCCCGATTTAACTCCTTCGGAACAACGTTTACTCGCCCTGATGAAATTAAATCTGTCGAAACGGGAAATGGCCGGCATGTTAGGCATTGCTCCCGATTCCATTAAAAAAACCCGACAGCGTATTCGTAAAAAAATCAATGTAATTGACGATGTGGCGCTTGAAGAGCTGGTAGCCTCACTTTAA
- a CDS encoding sialidase family protein: MKLNIFITKVILICLIPAFAVARPSGDIVISQQHYQVPILLQKKDNPVLRIHLHNGSAGDLQLTEMMFNVAGTTDCKDIKQFNLYYTGADSGMRNLGSVEKIQLVGSVTKVGEKLSVTGSQSLSPGDHYFWLSVELNKGVPLTHVVAVNATNAMMNGKSTKIEGVAKFQQRIGIALRQHNQDSVHTYRIPGLSTAKDGSLLAIYDVRRESARDLQGNIDIGVSRSTDGGNTWLPMQIAIDMGKWGGLPEKFNGVSDANVLVDKNTGAIFIAGLWMHGVLSEEGIWVEWLTDTSTNWNHQWRNKGSQPGFDEKHSAQFMIVKSVDNGKTWSKPVNITQQCKQEAWWLWAPAPGAGITLHDGTLVFPTQGRDKSGKAFSNITYSKDGGVTWHTSNRASKESTTENMAVELSDGTVMLNMRCNKNQKDTGDTNGRVIAITRNLGEDWTEHPTSRGALHEPVCMASILRHKYVVKGQKKSILLFANPDSKTLRHHMTIKVSYDDGATWQTNKKILLDEWKSRGYSCMTSIDAETIGIVYESSQCDLVFQQVKIKELLP, encoded by the coding sequence ATGAAGTTAAATATATTTATTACGAAGGTTATTTTGATATGTTTGATTCCGGCGTTTGCGGTTGCGCGCCCTTCTGGTGACATCGTAATATCCCAGCAACACTACCAGGTACCTATTTTATTGCAGAAAAAAGACAATCCTGTTTTGCGAATTCATTTGCATAATGGAAGCGCCGGTGATTTGCAGTTAACTGAAATGATGTTTAATGTTGCTGGTACTACCGACTGTAAGGATATTAAACAATTCAATCTGTATTATACCGGCGCGGATTCGGGTATGCGCAACCTGGGTAGTGTAGAGAAAATTCAGTTGGTGGGTAGCGTAACCAAAGTAGGAGAGAAGCTGTCGGTAACGGGTTCGCAATCATTAAGTCCGGGCGATCATTATTTCTGGCTGTCGGTTGAATTGAACAAGGGCGTTCCTTTAACGCATGTTGTAGCAGTCAACGCCACCAATGCCATGATGAATGGCAAGTCAACAAAGATTGAAGGCGTTGCCAAATTTCAGCAACGTATAGGTATTGCTTTGCGGCAACATAACCAGGATAGCGTGCATACGTATCGCATTCCCGGGTTGTCAACAGCCAAAGATGGTTCATTGCTGGCCATTTATGATGTGCGACGCGAAAGCGCCCGTGATCTGCAGGGGAATATCGATATCGGGGTAAGCCGCAGTACCGATGGCGGCAATACCTGGCTGCCGATGCAGATTGCGATCGATATGGGTAAATGGGGTGGACTGCCCGAAAAATTCAACGGCGTTTCTGACGCAAATGTGCTGGTTGATAAAAACACAGGTGCCATTTTTATCGCCGGCTTATGGATGCATGGCGTTTTGAGCGAGGAAGGGATATGGGTGGAATGGCTTACGGATACCAGCACTAACTGGAATCATCAATGGCGGAATAAAGGATCACAACCGGGGTTTGATGAAAAACACAGCGCGCAGTTTATGATCGTAAAAAGTGTGGACAATGGAAAGACCTGGAGCAAACCGGTGAATATTACTCAACAATGTAAACAGGAAGCCTGGTGGTTGTGGGCCCCAGCGCCCGGTGCAGGTATTACGCTGCATGATGGCACCCTGGTATTTCCTACACAAGGCCGCGATAAAAGCGGGAAGGCATTTTCCAACATCACGTACAGCAAAGATGGCGGCGTAACCTGGCATACCAGCAATCGCGCTTCAAAAGAATCCACCACCGAGAATATGGCGGTGGAGTTGAGCGATGGCACGGTTATGTTGAACATGCGCTGCAATAAAAATCAAAAAGATACTGGTGACACCAACGGCCGGGTAATTGCCATAACCCGTAACCTGGGTGAGGATTGGACTGAACATCCAACCAGCCGTGGTGCTTTACACGAACCGGTTTGTATGGCCAGCATCCTGCGGCATAAGTACGTGGTGAAGGGACAAAAGAAATCGATCCTGTTATTTGCCAATCCCGATTCAAAAACACTGCGGCATCATATGACCATCAAAGTAAGTTATGATGATGGCGCCACCTGGCAAACCAATAAAAAGATCCTGCTCGATGAATGGAAAAGCCGCGGCTACTCCTGTATGACCAGCATCGATGCCGAAACGATTGGCATTGTATATGAAAGCAGCCAGTGCGACCTGGTGTTTCAACAGGTAAAAATTAAAGAGTTGTTACCGTAG
- a CDS encoding RagB/SusD family nutrient uptake outer membrane protein: MKYNFIIIIFLLATTAGCKKGFFDSVPKDLVSTDVVFADKTETENWLASVYSALVDPWSTTTGSARYWAGFTEELELASPSVQASGQLSGVNAINLWTGHYQGIRMANIFMKNIDNSKTNLLKEVNGKELMVQYKGEARFLRAYFYWNLMKLYGPVILVGDDPGKYNDDYQMPRNSWKECVDYVLSEMDSAYEMVPDKYMTAGGTEDATQAGRINKLVIDAVKSQVLLFDASPLYNGNPDYAGYKNKDGKQLMNTSYDAGKWVKAAAATKLAIDHAVANGKSIFKVTNADPFVAAFNSYRDLFLTGWATEGIWTRAVTAYQTWENDAAPRAVNGTGFNAALSAPQEMVDKYRMINGKAINETGSNYTESGFAATAKTGYYVAGTSNMYVNREPRFYNSITFNGAAIPFVAKTGQSYVQFWPAGNSGNANGAETKFPKTGYLVRKHTNPSRNLSNNAGNVVRPAMYIRLAELYLNYAEALNEADPGNSDVLTYLNAIRTRGGIPALLPGLAQAEMRKQIQQEKCIEMAYEGCRFFDLRRWKIANTPEARQGGDFTGMDVFDGNSLSDPAFYIKTRTSTRIWDNKYYIFPIPQSELNKNFEMVQAPGY, translated from the coding sequence ATGAAATACAATTTTATAATAATAATCTTCCTTCTGGCAACGACAGCCGGTTGCAAAAAGGGTTTCTTCGATTCCGTACCCAAAGACCTTGTTTCCACGGATGTGGTTTTTGCAGATAAAACAGAAACCGAGAACTGGCTGGCATCTGTATACAGTGCGCTGGTTGATCCCTGGTCAACAACAACCGGTTCAGCCCGCTATTGGGCTGGTTTTACAGAAGAGCTGGAACTGGCCAGTCCATCGGTGCAGGCCAGTGGCCAGCTGAGCGGTGTTAACGCCATCAATCTTTGGACGGGCCATTATCAGGGAATTCGTATGGCCAATATTTTTATGAAGAACATTGATAACAGTAAGACCAACCTGCTGAAAGAGGTTAATGGTAAAGAGCTGATGGTGCAGTATAAAGGCGAAGCCCGTTTTTTACGTGCCTATTTTTACTGGAACCTGATGAAGTTGTACGGGCCGGTGATATTGGTGGGTGATGATCCCGGCAAGTACAACGACGACTACCAGATGCCCCGCAACAGCTGGAAGGAGTGCGTGGATTATGTGTTGAGTGAAATGGATTCCGCTTATGAGATGGTGCCCGATAAATATATGACGGCTGGTGGTACAGAAGATGCCACGCAGGCGGGGCGGATCAATAAACTGGTAATCGATGCGGTTAAGTCGCAGGTGCTGTTGTTTGATGCCAGTCCATTGTACAATGGCAATCCTGATTATGCCGGTTATAAAAATAAAGATGGCAAGCAATTGATGAATACCAGCTATGATGCGGGTAAATGGGTTAAAGCAGCGGCCGCAACCAAACTGGCGATCGATCATGCGGTTGCCAATGGTAAAAGTATTTTCAAAGTAACCAATGCCGATCCGTTTGTGGCCGCCTTCAATTCGTATCGCGATCTTTTTCTTACGGGCTGGGCTACAGAAGGCATTTGGACACGAGCGGTTACGGCCTATCAAACCTGGGAAAATGATGCCGCGCCCAGGGCGGTGAATGGCACCGGGTTTAATGCGGCGCTGTCTGCACCCCAGGAAATGGTTGATAAATACAGGATGATCAATGGCAAGGCTATCAATGAAACCGGCAGCAATTATACGGAGAGCGGTTTTGCAGCCACTGCCAAAACAGGATATTATGTAGCCGGTACCAGCAATATGTATGTTAACCGCGAGCCACGTTTTTATAATTCCATCACCTTTAATGGCGCTGCCATTCCGTTTGTTGCCAAAACAGGACAAAGCTATGTGCAGTTCTGGCCGGCGGGTAATTCAGGCAATGCCAATGGCGCTGAAACAAAATTTCCCAAAACAGGTTACCTGGTGCGTAAGCACACCAATCCGTCAAGGAATTTGTCGAACAACGCAGGTAATGTGGTGCGTCCTGCCATGTACATTCGTTTGGCGGAATTGTATTTGAATTATGCCGAAGCATTGAATGAAGCAGATCCTGGCAACAGTGATGTGTTGACGTATTTGAATGCCATTCGCACCCGCGGTGGTATTCCGGCGCTGTTGCCCGGATTAGCGCAGGCTGAGATGCGTAAACAGATCCAGCAGGAAAAATGTATTGAGATGGCTTATGAAGGCTGCCGCTTTTTTGATTTGCGCCGGTGGAAAATTGCCAATACACCCGAGGCCCGGCAAGGCGGTGATTTTACCGGAATGGATGTGTTTGATGGGAACAGTTTATCAGACCCTGCTTTTTATATAAAAACAAGAACATCAACCCGGATCTGGGACAATAAGTATTATATCTTTCCCATTCCGCAGAGTGAGTTGAATAAGAATTTTGAAATGGTGCAGGCGCCGGGTTATTAA
- a CDS encoding SusC/RagA family TonB-linked outer membrane protein has product MTLKKTPLRREEWYLLLPLAALLFLASPALAQDRILKVTGKVTDELDKALNGVTIRIAHTIIATATDKDGFYTITVSPADSLEFSYTGYRLDKQPVKNRVDLNVKLAPVSGSMDEVTVIGYGQQKKVSVVGSQATVSPEDLKLPARDIAGMLAGRISGIITTSRGGGVGNDNASVLVRGVSTFGTSTRTPLIIIDGVPDRSFNDVDPEDIQNFTVLKDATSTAVYGTRGANGVILINTKRGVAGKPSINVEVNSGVTQFVQVPEMLDAPTWMTLYNESLTTRGRDPFYTNDRIELHRSGVDPDLYPNTDWHKELFRDFGLTQRANFNVSGGAEKANYYISGGYYNETGLIKPYKDDNYDTKNYYHRYNFTANIGVNITGTTKLDLGIATIVDKRNGPYDAAVQNAGNTVANNLFEYSLRVAPHVIPARYSDGTWPGTPNGVSSPARFAFGFGSGYDYSATIRPNIRLKQDLSMIIKGLSVSGLFSFDVYTDATVATQRAARMYFAEGRDSAGNLITRQLNTSNDVLSYSSDRSTNHRMYSEASLNYSGSFANRHEVSALLLFNQSEYVDGNATTFTTAIPFRNRGLTGRATYGFDSRYFVEGNFGYTGSENFAPSKRYGFFPSFGVGWVISNENFFEPLKDALSYFKLRYSYGLTGNGGYSGNRFLYLDMLTKTTSGVYQFGTPASLSTSYGGYSQSQIATDATWETSYRHNLGVEMNFLHNDLKLIAEVFRERREDVLRADQTIPNISGFGSINPVRNIGVILNKGVDISLSYNKSFAPKTFLTFTGTFTYNKNKNLQDGLAPQPYPWMEWKGHEVDAKELYTAVGLFQSKDEIDKSAKQTGNVQVGDIKYLDKNGDGVINNFDVSRVDANGTPKMMYGMNIAFGYKGFDIGAFVQGTGKVWLLYGAGDGTQPFASGANSGNLYAIVKDRWTEDNPNPHPFYPRLNSNQDPNSNFLVSDWWLHPADFIRLKSAELGYTLPAGVLRKNRIKNLRIYLNGTNLYTISKWKYWDPELNDTGTSSTTVTRGGVYPNIRAFNFGVRATF; this is encoded by the coding sequence ATGACTTTGAAAAAAACGCCATTGCGCAGGGAAGAGTGGTATTTGCTGCTGCCACTTGCCGCGCTTTTATTCCTGGCTTCACCAGCCCTTGCTCAGGACCGGATTTTAAAGGTTACGGGAAAAGTTACCGATGAACTGGATAAGGCTTTAAACGGGGTCACCATCCGTATTGCGCATACCATCATAGCAACCGCCACCGATAAAGACGGTTTCTATACAATAACTGTAAGTCCTGCGGATTCGCTTGAATTTTCTTACACCGGTTACCGCCTGGATAAACAGCCGGTAAAAAACCGGGTAGACCTGAATGTTAAGTTAGCGCCTGTTTCGGGTAGTATGGACGAAGTAACCGTGATCGGTTACGGTCAGCAGAAAAAAGTGAGCGTGGTGGGCTCACAGGCCACCGTATCGCCGGAAGACCTGAAACTTCCTGCGAGGGATATTGCCGGCATGTTGGCCGGACGCATCTCCGGGATTATTACAACATCCAGAGGTGGTGGTGTGGGCAACGATAATGCCAGTGTATTGGTGCGTGGGGTTTCTACTTTTGGCACCAGCACCCGAACGCCCCTGATCATTATCGACGGCGTGCCCGACAGGAGCTTTAATGATGTTGACCCGGAAGATATTCAAAACTTTACCGTATTGAAAGATGCTACGTCAACCGCGGTGTATGGCACCCGGGGCGCCAATGGTGTTATTCTTATCAATACCAAACGCGGGGTGGCGGGCAAACCTTCTATCAATGTAGAAGTGAACTCGGGTGTAACGCAGTTTGTTCAGGTGCCTGAAATGCTGGATGCGCCCACCTGGATGACCTTGTATAACGAATCCCTCACCACCCGTGGCCGTGATCCTTTTTATACCAACGACAGAATTGAATTGCACCGGAGCGGCGTTGACCCTGATCTGTATCCCAATACCGACTGGCATAAAGAACTGTTCCGCGATTTTGGGCTAACGCAGCGCGCTAACTTTAATGTGAGCGGCGGTGCAGAAAAAGCCAATTATTATATTTCTGGTGGTTACTATAACGAAACCGGTTTAATAAAGCCGTATAAAGACGATAATTACGACACAAAAAATTATTATCACCGGTATAACTTTACGGCTAACATCGGGGTGAATATCACCGGCACTACTAAACTGGATCTGGGAATAGCCACTATTGTTGATAAGCGCAACGGCCCTTATGATGCTGCTGTTCAGAATGCCGGCAACACAGTCGCCAACAACCTTTTTGAATATTCATTACGCGTAGCCCCGCATGTTATTCCTGCCCGCTATTCAGACGGCACCTGGCCGGGAACGCCTAATGGCGTCAGCAGTCCGGCCCGGTTTGCATTTGGTTTTGGTTCCGGATATGATTATTCTGCTACTATTCGACCGAACATCCGGTTAAAACAGGACCTGAGTATGATCATAAAAGGATTGTCTGTCTCAGGTTTGTTTTCTTTCGATGTATATACCGATGCCACGGTGGCTACCCAGCGCGCAGCCCGGATGTATTTTGCGGAAGGCCGGGATTCTGCCGGCAATCTTATTACACGGCAGTTAAACACCAGCAACGATGTGCTTTCCTATTCGTCTGACCGGTCAACCAATCACCGGATGTATTCGGAAGCTTCGTTGAATTATTCGGGCAGTTTTGCCAACAGACATGAAGTAAGTGCGCTGTTGTTGTTCAACCAGTCGGAGTATGTTGATGGGAATGCCACTACATTTACAACTGCTATTCCCTTCCGTAACCGTGGTCTTACCGGTCGTGCTACCTATGGTTTCGACAGCCGGTATTTTGTGGAAGGCAATTTTGGTTATACCGGTTCGGAAAATTTTGCGCCCTCGAAACGCTATGGGTTCTTTCCGTCCTTTGGCGTAGGCTGGGTAATTTCGAATGAAAACTTCTTTGAGCCGTTGAAGGACGCCCTGTCTTATTTCAAACTGCGTTACAGTTATGGGCTTACCGGTAATGGCGGTTATAGTGGCAACCGGTTTTTGTACCTGGATATGCTAACCAAAACAACTTCCGGCGTGTATCAGTTTGGTACACCCGCGTCCCTGTCTACCAGCTATGGCGGGTATTCGCAATCGCAGATAGCTACGGATGCCACCTGGGAAACCTCTTACCGGCATAACCTGGGGGTGGAGATGAATTTCCTGCACAATGACCTGAAGTTGATTGCCGAAGTATTCAGGGAAAGAAGGGAAGATGTACTGCGTGCCGATCAAACCATTCCCAATATCTCTGGTTTTGGCAGCATAAACCCGGTTCGTAATATCGGGGTTATACTGAACAAAGGCGTTGATATCTCGCTGTCGTATAATAAATCATTTGCGCCTAAAACCTTCCTTACTTTCACCGGCACCTTTACTTATAACAAGAATAAAAACCTGCAGGATGGGCTGGCCCCGCAACCGTATCCCTGGATGGAGTGGAAAGGACATGAAGTGGATGCCAAAGAACTGTACACCGCAGTTGGTTTGTTCCAAAGCAAGGATGAAATTGATAAATCGGCCAAACAAACCGGAAATGTTCAGGTGGGCGACATCAAATATTTAGATAAGAACGGGGATGGAGTGATCAACAACTTTGATGTGTCGCGGGTGGATGCCAATGGTACGCCAAAAATGATGTATGGGATGAATATTGCCTTTGGCTACAAAGGCTTTGATATCGGCGCCTTTGTTCAGGGTACCGGCAAAGTATGGTTGTTGTATGGCGCCGGCGATGGTACACAGCCTTTTGCCAGTGGCGCCAACAGCGGGAACCTGTATGCGATCGTGAAGGACCGCTGGACGGAAGACAATCCCAATCCGCACCCATTTTACCCACGTTTGAACAGTAACCAGGATCCCAACTCCAACTTCCTGGTGAGTGACTGGTGGCTGCATCCGGCTGATTTTATCCGCTTAAAAAGTGCAGAGCTGGGCTATACCCTGCCTGCTGGCGTATTGCGTAAGAACAGGATCAAAAACCTGCGGATCTATCTTAATGGTACCAACCTGTATACGATTTCAAAGTGGAAGTACTGGGACCCTGAATTGAATGATACCGGAACGAGCTCTACAACCGTTACGCGGGGTGGGGTTTATCCGAATATCAGGGCGTTCAATTTTGGGGTACGGGCTACTTTTTAA
- a CDS encoding LytTR family DNA-binding domain-containing protein has translation MESGQRECREIGKLLEQQLQNGVPPSKLIDQLQQSIVNTDAQSEFVCMYNRGGIELCHPNPALIGQKINDYNSKFFSNKDASPVPFNKVLQAGQANSGTRSFPAEMHRSSQIVNVYPVQGTDWMVAAHANTEVIQEEFSDLYKQFVIVILIMAILIIGGCYLLVRMIYGKYEKKAEAEIQQLDSKVNELTALNKQLLLSQEKLQEQAAVNIPVAEPVNYRKRIVTYQKDEMITLDVEDIALFYLAEATVFIKTFLNIQYTTNLSLDELMRQLDNTVFYRANRQFVININSIKTIQVYGNNQLRLVIKPEAPEDIVISKNKVAEFKKWLDR, from the coding sequence ATGGAATCCGGCCAGCGGGAATGCCGGGAAATTGGCAAACTGCTGGAGCAACAACTGCAAAATGGAGTACCCCCATCAAAATTGATAGATCAACTACAACAAAGTATTGTTAATACCGATGCACAAAGCGAATTTGTTTGTATGTATAACAGGGGTGGGATCGAGCTTTGTCATCCCAATCCTGCTTTGATCGGGCAAAAGATTAACGATTATAATTCGAAATTCTTCAGCAATAAGGACGCCAGTCCGGTTCCGTTTAATAAGGTACTGCAAGCCGGCCAGGCAAATAGCGGCACCAGAAGTTTTCCGGCAGAGATGCACCGAAGTTCTCAGATCGTAAATGTTTATCCGGTACAGGGAACTGATTGGATGGTGGCGGCCCATGCCAATACAGAAGTTATTCAGGAAGAGTTTAGTGATCTGTATAAGCAGTTTGTTATTGTGATCCTGATAATGGCCATACTGATCATTGGTGGCTGTTACCTGCTGGTTAGAATGATTTATGGTAAGTATGAAAAAAAAGCTGAGGCAGAGATTCAACAGCTTGATTCAAAAGTGAATGAACTCACTGCGCTGAATAAACAATTATTACTTAGCCAGGAAAAACTGCAGGAACAAGCCGCTGTAAATATTCCGGTTGCTGAACCGGTCAATTACCGGAAGCGGATTGTTACTTACCAGAAGGATGAAATGATAACGCTGGATGTAGAAGACATTGCTTTATTCTATTTAGCGGAGGCTACTGTGTTTATTAAAACATTTCTCAATATACAATATACAACCAATCTCAGCCTGGATGAATTGATGCGGCAATTGGATAATACTGTTTTTTATAGGGCAAACAGACAGTTTGTTATTAACATCAATTCTATAAAAACTATTCAGGTCTATGGCAATAACCAGCTTCGGCTGGTTATAAAACCTGAAGCTCCCGAGGATATTGTGATTAGTAAAAACAAGGTGGCTGAGTTTAAAAAATGGCTGGATAGGTAG
- a CDS encoding heme-binding domain-containing protein, with translation MKRKIYLAIIILATVFGLMQLFRPSIPSTKANDLTHVPKEVNDLLRRSCYDCHSSETNLRWYDKLTPANFLVASHIKAGRAAFNFANFDALPTAKQNATLYYALNKTLSNEMPLPSYTMVHPDAKLKPDELEIIKAYLISRTPRKISDSAAELTFNKKLPSPPPSPSGVVCDQNWYNWTAISTSDRFDNGSMRIIYGNDIAVNAIKNKQINPFPDGAILVKAAWQEDIGKDGIARTGQFIQVEFMVKDAKKYAATDGWGWARWKGMDLQPYGKDASFTKECTSCHQPVANNDYVFTAPLDLYSFVHSK, from the coding sequence ATGAAAAGGAAAATTTATCTGGCCATTATAATTTTAGCCACCGTGTTTGGATTGATGCAGCTTTTCAGGCCCAGTATCCCAAGCACAAAAGCAAACGACCTTACCCATGTTCCCAAAGAAGTCAATGACCTTTTACGAAGGTCCTGTTACGATTGCCACTCTTCTGAAACCAATCTTCGCTGGTACGATAAATTAACTCCTGCCAATTTTTTGGTGGCCTCCCATATCAAAGCCGGCCGGGCAGCGTTCAACTTCGCCAATTTCGATGCGCTGCCAACAGCAAAGCAAAACGCCACCCTGTATTATGCTTTGAACAAAACCCTTAGTAACGAAATGCCCCTACCGTCCTACACAATGGTGCATCCGGATGCCAAACTGAAACCGGATGAGTTGGAAATAATAAAAGCTTATTTAATAAGCCGTACGCCGAGAAAGATCAGTGATAGCGCCGCCGAATTAACTTTCAACAAAAAACTGCCCAGTCCCCCGCCCTCCCCCAGTGGCGTCGTATGTGATCAGAATTGGTATAACTGGACGGCCATAAGCACCTCTGACCGGTTCGACAATGGTTCCATGCGCATTATTTATGGGAATGATATTGCCGTAAATGCCATTAAGAACAAGCAAATAAATCCATTCCCCGATGGCGCTATATTGGTAAAAGCCGCCTGGCAGGAAGACATAGGAAAGGATGGCATTGCGCGCACCGGGCAATTTATTCAGGTAGAATTCATGGTAAAAGATGCGAAAAAATATGCCGCTACAGATGGCTGGGGCTGGGCCCGCTGGAAAGGAATGGACCTGCAACCTTATGGCAAAGATGCCAGCTTTACCAAAGAATGCACCAGTTGCCACCAACCTGTAGCAAACAATGACTATGTTTTTACCGCACCACTGGACCTGTATTCATTTGTACATTCAAAGTAA